A stretch of Lactuca sativa cultivar Salinas chromosome 6, Lsat_Salinas_v11, whole genome shotgun sequence DNA encodes these proteins:
- the LOC128126619 gene encoding uncharacterized protein LOC128126619 has product MKKRFPDVMRRAREASLKLAKAANVNASLEGDLNLLKDYRPNWIKKKYWEKMINEVLTTSKWKRSSQSGKNNRNKLEDGSISKHTGGSISIRQHKKRMQAMLKRPPTGVELYARLHTKRSTQEYITPKAAKVKEAYESAMVAKFGDDTSCHPLLDNETWCDISGGVKKGRIYGFGSVSDPTSFLEGTSSTITSQEVVYERVRNEMRGEMDAKAAEMEAKHQQMREEMDAKAVAIDAKQQQIDAKYEAMEKMYAALQNMMGN; this is encoded by the exons ATGAAGAAACGATTTCCTGACGTAATGCGAAGAGCACGTGAAGCATCTTTAAAACTTGCCAAAGCTGCAAATGTGAATGCCTCACTAGAAGGTGATTTAAATTTGCTAAAGGACTATCGCCCAAATTGGATAAAAAAGAAGTATTGGGAAAAAATGATCAATGAAGTGTTGACCACATCCAAATGGAAACGTTCATCACAATCAGGGAAAAATAACAGAAATAAATTAGAAGATGGATCTATTTCCAAACATACCGGGGGTTCTATATCTATTCGTCAACATAAGAAAAGAATG CAAGCAATGCTTAAACGTCCTCCTACAGGAGTTGAACTTTATGCAAGGTTGCACACTAAACGGTCTACTCAAGAGTACATTACACCAAAGGCAGCTAAAGTTAAG GAGGCTTATGAAAGTGCTATGGTGGCTAAGTTTGGTGATGATACTAGTTGCCACCCCCTCTTGGATAATGAAACATGGTGTGATATTTCCGGAGGAGTCAAGAAAGGAAGAATATATGGATTCGGATCTGTGTCTGATCCAACGAGCTTTTTGGAAGGAACATCTAGTACAATAACATCCCAAGAG GTTGTCTATGAACGTGTACGAAACGAGATGCGTGGCGAAATGGATGCTAAAGCTGCAGAAATGGAAGCTAAACATCAACAAATGCGTGAGGAAATGGATGCCAAAGCTGTAGCAATAGATGCCAAACAACAACAAATTGATGCAAAATATGAAGCAATGGAGAAGATGTATGCAGCCTTGCAAAATATGATGGGAAATTGA
- the LOC128126620 gene encoding nucleosome assembly protein 1;2-like isoform X2: protein MKDLKDWWAVVKTKPRGVYDLRQCVTKEDDDEDEEDQFFQESEATLPSTSSGANEVAGPLSHVIEGEIEEVNDNDIEREEDEEVDDNLDDSSEDDIEDENICDDNSDDE, encoded by the coding sequence ATGAAGGATTTGAAAGATTGGTGGGCTGTCGTCAAGACGAAACCAAGGGGTGTATATGATCTACGCCAATGTGTTActaaagaagatgatgatgaggatgaagaGGACCAATTCTTTCAAGAAAGTGAAGCGACTTTACCTTCTACAAGTAGCGGTGCAAATGAGGTGGCAGGACCCCTTTCTCATGTAATTGAAGGAGAAATAGAAGAAGTTAATGACAATGACATTGAGagagaagaggatgaagaagttgaTGATAACTTGGATGATTCATCTGAAGATGATATTGAAGATGAAAACATATGTGATGATAATTCTGATGATGAGTAA
- the LOC128126620 gene encoding uncharacterized protein LOC128126620 isoform X1 yields MIGEISTFCSQYFLPTIETRLNRESRNFAPDIPSYTMVDSRLSIFKVPSRRLFEKSGQRRPLTDDEMRIAHNYILINCVEVLPFLRLFENYVIQSQPDMDDGAFERFRDQHFAKWFKDYVSMIRENFVLPKCLPL; encoded by the exons ATGATTGGAGAAATATCGACTTTTTGCTCACAATACTTTTTGCCTACTATTGAAACCCGGTTGAATCGTGAGTCGCGTAATTTTGCCCCAGACATTCCTAGTTATACCATGGTCGACTCTCGATTAAGCATTTTCAAAGTTCCATCTCGAAGATTATTCGAAAAAAGTGGTCAACGCAGGCCTTTGACAGATGATGAGATGCGTATTGCTCATAATTACATCTTGATCAATTGTGTTGAGGTTCTACCTTTTTTAAG gtTGTTTGAAAATTATGTGATCCAAAGCCAACCTGATATGGATGATGGAGCATTTGAAAGGTTTAGGGATCAACATTTTGCTAAGTGGTTTAAAGATTATGTGAGTATGATACGAGAAAATTTTGTATTACCAAAGTGTCTTCCCCTGTGA
- the LOC111918163 gene encoding F-box protein CPR1: MAELHVDVLPNILKRLNVRDVLRCKSVCKSWENLISDSGFIKFHMNYSYQIDYKNNDIDRRIVMSRVSYRNGSRVCDVDDRLFDDRDCHLLGSSNGLVCISSFASQLVVANPSTREVQTLQEPQILDTKHLCWGFGYDSSTDDYKVVLGFRKRVGWTCFQVLSLKSNVWKLIGDVKYSFHSRIGILCNGALHWIMKDSSSPNKKRVIASFQLSEEKFIKISEPDDERYECGVASCPNMNLGIIEDCLCVFPCDGFNDNLWMLKNYNGKLSWEMFEKDCDMNLALQCLKEQEHYVPNKRTLCRDMLFYKTKEYICAPIYMESLVSPYVNGRPKRKIQESYSKKSCKVRSFCLSYNTNCGIISGYRILINAYDDSCTSLKNCVDLGLIAQSSCLLMGCSHFLL; this comes from the coding sequence ATGGCAGAGCTTCATGTTGATGTCCTTCCGAATATACTGAAAAGATTGAATGTGAGGGATGTTCTCCGATGCAAAAGTGTATGTAAGTCTTGGGAAAATTTGATCTCTGACTCTGGTTTCATTAAATTCCATATGAACTATAGTTACCAAATTGATTACAAAAACAATGATATAGATAGGAGGATTGTTATGTCAAGGGTCTCTTATCGCAACGGGTCGCGTGTTTGTGATGTTGATGACAGATTATTTGATGATCGTGATTGTCATCTTCTTGGTTCTTCCAATGGACTTGTATGCATCTCTTCTTTTGCTTCTCAACTTGTAGTAGCTAATCCCTCAACTAGAGAGGTTCAAACACTACAAGAGCCTCAAATTCTTGATACCAAGCATTTATGTTGGGGTTTTGGCTATGATTCATCTACGGATGATTACAAGGTTGTATTAGGGTTCCGTAAACGTGTTGGTTGGACGTGTTTTCAAGTGTTAAGTTTGAAATCAAATGTTTGGAAACTAATTGGAGATGTAAAGTATTCATTTCATAGTAGGATTGGTATCTTATGCAATGGGGCACTTCATTGGATTATGAAAGATTCTTCATCTCCAAATAAGAAGAGAGTGATTGCTTCGTTTCAGCTGTCTGAAgaaaaatttatcaaaatttcCGAACCTGATGATGAGCGATATGAATGTGGTGTTGCTAGCTGCCCAAATATGAATTTAGGTATTATCGAAGATTGTTTATGCGTATTTCCTTGTGATGGGTTTAACGATAACTTATGGATGCTGAAGAACTACAATGGAAAGCTGTCTTGGGAAATGTTTGAAAAGGACTGTGATATGAACTTAGCTTTACAATGCTTGAAAGAGCAGGAACATTACGTTCCTAACAAGAGAACTTTGTGTCGTGATATGCTGTTCTACAAGACTAAGGAATATATTTGTGCCCCTATCTATATGGAGAGTCTTGTATCTCCCTATGTTAATGGGAGGCCAAAGAGAAAGATACAAGAGAGTTATAGCAAGAAGAGTTGTAAGGTGCGTtcattttgtttatcatataatacAAACTGTGGAATTATATCTGGATACAGAATTCTTATTAATGCTTATGATGATTCCTGTACATCCCTAAAAAACTGTGTTGATCTTGGCCTCATAGCTCAATCTTCATGTTTACTCATGGGATGCTCTCATTTTCTTTTGTAA